The Methylobacterium currus genome contains a region encoding:
- the fabZ gene encoding 3-hydroxyacyl-ACP dehydratase FabZ codes for MPAELGTADIMRVMELLPHRYPFLMVDKIVQIDRDESCIGIKNVTINEPHFTGHFPAAPVFPGVLLIEGMAQTAGAICCAHKLKGDAKPSKVFFMTIDKAKFRKPVLPGDVVEYHMRKTSNRRFMWWFKGEAKVNGVLVAEAEIGAMLVTE; via the coding sequence ATGCCTGCCGAGCTGGGCACGGCCGACATCATGCGGGTGATGGAGCTCCTGCCCCACCGCTACCCGTTCCTGATGGTCGACAAGATCGTGCAGATCGATCGGGACGAGAGCTGCATCGGCATCAAGAACGTCACGATCAACGAGCCGCACTTCACCGGCCACTTCCCGGCCGCCCCGGTCTTCCCGGGCGTGCTCCTGATCGAGGGCATGGCCCAGACCGCAGGCGCGATCTGCTGCGCCCACAAGCTCAAGGGCGACGCCAAGCCGAGCAAGGTCTTCTTCATGACCATCGACAAGGCGAAGTTCCGCAAGCCGGTCCTGCCTGGCGACGTGGTCGAGTACCACATGCGCAAGACCAGCAACCGCCGCTTCATGTGGTGGTTCAAGGGCGAGGCCAAGGTGAACGGCGTGCTGGTGGCCGAGGCCGAGATCGGCGCGATGCTGGTGACGGAATGA
- the lpxD gene encoding UDP-3-O-(3-hydroxymyristoyl)glucosamine N-acyltransferase, producing the protein MSEPVFFPLAGPVSLREVASLSGAALPPEADGEAVIRAAAPLESAGPDDLAYMDNAKYADALGTTRARACLVTPRFAARVPEGTVALVTPQAYRGFATVLARLFPSAARPTSLFGATGVSPGSFVHPTARLEPGVVVDPGVVIGPQAEIGAETVLAAGCVVGPSVRIGRGCAIGPNASVLHAFLGNRVIVHGGARIGQDGFGFAMGPGGHLKVPQVGRVIIQDDVEIGANTTIDRGASRDTVVGEGTKIDNLVQIAHNVVIGRHCVIVAQVGISGSTTLEDYVVLGGQVGVVGHLRIGMGAQVAGSSNINKDVPAGARWGGTPAKPVREWFREMTTLKNLAARSRDEAGEG; encoded by the coding sequence ATGTCGGAACCGGTCTTCTTTCCCCTCGCGGGTCCCGTCAGCTTACGCGAGGTCGCTTCCCTCTCCGGCGCGGCCCTGCCACCGGAGGCCGACGGCGAGGCGGTGATCCGCGCCGCGGCGCCCCTCGAGAGCGCCGGTCCCGACGACCTCGCCTACATGGACAACGCCAAGTATGCGGACGCGCTCGGCACCACGCGGGCCCGCGCCTGCCTGGTCACCCCGCGCTTCGCCGCCCGGGTGCCCGAGGGCACGGTCGCGCTGGTGACGCCCCAGGCCTACCGGGGCTTCGCGACTGTGCTCGCCCGCCTGTTTCCGAGCGCGGCGCGCCCGACCTCCCTGTTCGGGGCCACCGGCGTGTCGCCCGGCTCCTTCGTCCACCCGACCGCCCGGCTCGAGCCCGGCGTGGTGGTCGATCCCGGCGTGGTGATCGGGCCCCAGGCCGAGATCGGCGCCGAGACGGTGCTGGCGGCGGGCTGCGTCGTGGGCCCGAGCGTGCGGATCGGGCGGGGCTGCGCCATCGGGCCCAATGCCTCGGTGCTGCACGCCTTCCTGGGCAACAGGGTGATCGTGCATGGCGGCGCCCGCATCGGCCAGGACGGGTTCGGCTTCGCCATGGGACCGGGCGGTCACCTCAAGGTGCCGCAAGTCGGCCGGGTCATCATCCAGGACGACGTCGAGATCGGCGCCAACACCACCATCGACCGGGGCGCCAGCCGCGACACGGTGGTGGGCGAGGGCACCAAGATCGACAACCTGGTGCAGATCGCCCACAACGTCGTCATCGGCCGCCACTGCGTGATCGTCGCCCAGGTCGGCATCTCGGGCTCGACGACGCTCGAGGATTACGTCGTGCTCGGCGGTCAGGTGGGCGTGGTGGGCCATCTGCGCATCGGCATGGGCGCGCAGGTCGCCGGATCGAGCAACATCAACAAGGACGTGCCGGCGGGTGCCCGCTGGGGCGGCACGCCGGCGAAGCCCGTGCGCGAGTGGTTCCGCGAGATGACGACGCTCAAGAACCTCGCGGCGCGATCCCGCGACGAGGCCGGCGAGGGCTGA
- the bamA gene encoding outer membrane protein assembly factor BamA, with protein MMSMTGKRRRASAKGAIVMAATIAASGSAFAQQIVVQGNSRIDAETVRSYVVGVSPEEGRRNLIASGMFSDVRVAHNGGRIIVSVRENNTINRVFFEGNKKVEKATLEGIVESKARGPYSQATVNSDLERIREVYRRAGRGLAKVSVRTVDLPNGRVDVVYAIDEGDKTGVKEIRFVGNQVYSDGRLKDLMTLSEMNLLSFVKTSDVYDPDRLANDLDLIRRYYLKNGYADFRVASADSRFDDAAGGWIITITVEEGQQYRVGAVSVDSRIPGVDGTVLRDELRTGVGDVYNAEDVEKTLTGVTTSVARSGHPFAQVRPTGERDRATGTVALGYIVEDGPKVYIERINVRGNTRTRDYVVRRELDLTEGDAYNRVLVDRAERRLNGLGFFKKVRFSNEPGSAPDRVIVNIDVEDQPTGSFSVAGGYSTADGIIGEVSVSESNFLGRGQYVRLAGTAGQYTRGVDFSFTEPYFLGYRLAAGFDVFNKYSDQTRYSRYVTDVVGGQLRLGLPITEEFGITLRYSIYNTDLKIPNTIKRPYNDCSFPIPGYTKTYDPGTILNGRNVGGLAQYPNCAYDGEASIALKEAVGSTLTSLAGVTLAYSTLDNLQLPRNGFYGEIKPEYAGLGGDSKFFRVTGEARYYKELYEDVVGFVKFQGGHVSPTEGNSLRVTDQFFLGPSLVRGFAPNGIGPRDVGSGDARSNAIGGTTYVGASVEVQFPIWGLPRDLGLKGAVFADAGTLFGYKGRRAFDVNGDGFINGTAPGGACNFNALTVGVEPECVNVRDKATIRSSVGASILWNSPLGPIRFDYAYALTKDEGQKVFGADGTYFGKVGKDQTQAFRFSGGSRF; from the coding sequence ATGATGTCGATGACGGGTAAGCGCCGGCGTGCGTCGGCGAAAGGCGCCATTGTCATGGCCGCCACCATCGCCGCCAGCGGCAGCGCCTTCGCGCAGCAGATTGTCGTTCAGGGCAATTCCCGGATCGACGCAGAGACGGTCCGTTCCTACGTGGTCGGCGTGTCGCCCGAGGAGGGCCGCCGCAACCTGATCGCCAGCGGGATGTTCTCCGACGTGCGCGTGGCGCACAATGGCGGGCGCATCATCGTGTCGGTGCGTGAGAACAACACGATCAACCGCGTCTTCTTCGAGGGCAACAAGAAGGTCGAGAAGGCGACGCTCGAGGGCATCGTCGAGTCGAAGGCGCGCGGGCCCTACAGCCAGGCGACCGTCAACTCCGATCTCGAGCGCATCCGCGAGGTCTACCGCCGCGCCGGCCGCGGCCTCGCCAAGGTCTCGGTCCGCACCGTCGACCTGCCGAACGGCCGCGTCGACGTCGTCTACGCGATCGACGAGGGCGACAAGACCGGCGTCAAGGAGATCCGCTTCGTCGGCAACCAGGTCTATTCGGACGGCCGGCTCAAGGACCTGATGACGCTGTCGGAGATGAACCTCCTCAGCTTCGTCAAGACCTCGGACGTCTACGATCCCGACCGGCTCGCCAACGACCTCGACCTGATCCGGCGCTACTACCTGAAGAACGGCTATGCCGACTTCCGGGTCGCCTCGGCGGATTCGCGCTTCGACGACGCTGCCGGCGGCTGGATCATCACCATCACGGTCGAGGAAGGCCAGCAGTACCGCGTCGGCGCGGTCTCGGTCGATTCCCGCATCCCCGGCGTCGACGGCACGGTGCTGCGCGACGAGCTGCGCACCGGCGTCGGCGACGTCTACAATGCCGAGGACGTCGAGAAGACGCTGACCGGCGTCACCACCTCGGTGGCCCGGTCCGGCCACCCCTTCGCCCAGGTCCGCCCGACCGGCGAGCGCGACCGTGCCACCGGCACCGTCGCCCTCGGCTACATCGTCGAGGACGGCCCGAAGGTCTACATCGAGCGCATCAACGTGCGCGGCAACACCCGCACGCGCGACTACGTGGTGCGGCGCGAGCTCGACCTGACCGAGGGCGACGCCTACAACCGCGTGCTGGTCGACCGGGCCGAGCGTCGGCTGAACGGCCTCGGCTTCTTCAAGAAGGTGCGGTTCTCCAACGAGCCCGGCTCGGCCCCCGACCGCGTCATCGTGAACATCGATGTCGAGGATCAACCGACCGGCTCGTTCTCGGTCGCCGGCGGCTACTCGACGGCGGACGGGATCATCGGCGAGGTCTCGGTCTCGGAATCGAACTTCCTCGGCCGCGGCCAGTATGTCCGCCTCGCCGGCACCGCCGGCCAGTATACCCGCGGCGTCGATTTCTCGTTCACCGAGCCGTACTTCCTCGGCTACCGCCTCGCGGCCGGCTTCGACGTCTTCAACAAGTACAGCGACCAGACCCGCTACTCGCGCTACGTGACCGACGTGGTCGGCGGCCAGCTCCGCCTCGGCCTGCCGATCACCGAGGAGTTCGGCATCACGCTGCGCTACTCGATCTACAACACCGACCTGAAGATCCCGAACACGATCAAGCGGCCGTACAACGACTGCTCGTTCCCGATCCCGGGCTACACCAAGACCTACGATCCGGGCACGATCCTCAACGGCCGGAACGTCGGCGGCCTGGCCCAGTACCCGAACTGCGCCTATGACGGCGAGGCGTCGATCGCCCTCAAGGAGGCGGTCGGCTCGACGCTGACGTCGCTCGCCGGCGTCACCCTGGCCTATTCGACCCTGGACAACCTGCAGCTGCCGCGCAACGGCTTCTACGGCGAGATCAAGCCCGAATATGCGGGCCTGGGCGGCGACTCGAAGTTCTTCCGCGTCACCGGCGAGGCCCGGTATTACAAGGAGCTGTACGAGGATGTCGTCGGCTTCGTGAAGTTCCAGGGCGGCCACGTCAGCCCGACCGAAGGCAATTCGCTCCGCGTCACCGACCAGTTCTTCCTCGGCCCGTCGCTGGTGCGCGGCTTCGCGCCGAACGGCATCGGCCCGCGCGACGTCGGCTCGGGCGATGCCCGCTCGAATGCGATCGGCGGCACGACCTATGTCGGCGCCTCGGTCGAGGTGCAGTTCCCGATCTGGGGCCTGCCCCGCGACCTCGGCCTGAAGGGCGCGGTCTTCGCCGATGCCGGTACGCTGTTCGGCTACAAGGGCCGCCGCGCCTTCGACGTCAACGGCGACGGCTTCATCAACGGCACAGCACCGGGCGGCGCGTGCAACTTCAACGCCCTCACCGTCGGCGTCGAGCCGGAATGCGTGAACGTCCGCGACAAGGCGACGATCCGTTCGTCGGTCGGTGCGTCGATCCTGTGGAACTCGCCGCTCGGCCCGATCCGCTTCGACTACGCCTACGCCCTCACCAAGGACGAAGGCCAGAAGGTCTTCGGTGCCGACGGCACCTATTTCGGCAAGGTCGGCAAGGACCAGACGCAGGCCTTCCGCTTCTCGGGCGGCTCGCGCTTCTAA
- the rseP gene encoding RIP metalloprotease RseP, protein MDLLNVVGGATTNLLGYIVPFLFVLTVVVFIHELGHFLVGRWCGVGVTSFSIGFGPELVGFNDRRGTRWKLSAIPLGGYVKFVGDMNGASVPDADAMARMNPAEHAISFHTQNVWKRVAIVAAGPIANFLLAIVVFAGAVYATGRYEVAPRVSAVQAGSAAERAGFQAGDVVLTINGSPIHNFADMQRTVSGAAGDRLDFTVERGGVPTPLTATPDVYEDKTPFGTQRIGRLGIQGPRDAADVKLVRYGALDSLKIGVTETYFVVDRTFNYIGKLITGRESADQLSGPMGIARVSGQAAKVGGISALVGLIAVLSVSIGLINLFPVPMLDGGHLMFYAVEIVRGRPLSERAQEIGFRIGLALVLMLMLFATWNDILHIGAAFNRGT, encoded by the coding sequence ATGGATCTGCTCAACGTCGTCGGCGGTGCGACGACGAACCTGCTCGGCTACATCGTGCCGTTCCTGTTCGTTCTCACCGTCGTGGTGTTCATCCACGAGCTCGGCCATTTCCTGGTCGGGCGCTGGTGCGGCGTCGGGGTGACCAGCTTCTCGATCGGCTTCGGGCCCGAGCTCGTCGGTTTCAACGACCGCCGCGGCACCCGCTGGAAGCTCTCGGCGATCCCGCTGGGCGGCTACGTCAAGTTCGTCGGCGACATGAACGGCGCCAGCGTGCCGGACGCGGACGCGATGGCGCGCATGAACCCGGCCGAGCACGCGATCAGCTTCCACACCCAGAACGTCTGGAAGCGGGTCGCCATCGTGGCGGCGGGCCCGATCGCGAATTTCCTCCTCGCCATCGTGGTCTTCGCCGGCGCCGTCTACGCCACCGGCCGCTACGAGGTGGCGCCCCGGGTCTCGGCGGTGCAGGCGGGCAGCGCGGCCGAGCGCGCCGGCTTCCAGGCCGGCGACGTGGTGCTGACGATCAACGGCAGCCCCATCCACAACTTCGCCGACATGCAGCGCACCGTCTCGGGCGCTGCCGGCGACCGGCTCGACTTCACGGTGGAGCGCGGCGGGGTCCCCACCCCGCTCACCGCGACGCCGGACGTCTACGAGGACAAGACCCCGTTCGGCACCCAGCGCATCGGGCGGCTGGGGATCCAGGGGCCGCGCGACGCGGCCGACGTCAAGCTGGTGCGCTACGGCGCGCTCGATTCGCTGAAGATCGGCGTCACCGAGACCTACTTCGTCGTCGATCGCACCTTCAACTACATCGGCAAGCTGATCACGGGCCGCGAATCCGCCGACCAGCTCTCGGGGCCGATGGGCATCGCCCGGGTCTCGGGGCAGGCCGCCAAGGTCGGCGGCATCAGCGCCCTGGTGGGGCTGATCGCGGTCCTGTCGGTCTCGATCGGGCTCATCAACCTGTTTCCGGTGCCGATGCTCGATGGCGGCCACCTGATGTTCTACGCCGTCGAGATCGTGCGCGGCCGCCCCTTGAGCGAGCGGGCGCAGGAGATCGGCTTCCGCATCGGCCTCGCCCTGGTGCTGATGCTGATGCTGTTCGCGACCTGGAACGACATCCTGCATATCGGCGCCGCCTTCAACCGCGGCACCTGA
- the dxr gene encoding 1-deoxy-D-xylulose-5-phosphate reductoisomerase, translated as MTLTVSVLGATGSIGRSTADLLDQHRDRFRVGAVAGGRDAQALARVARELNAEFAAIADPDSGPALRDALSGSGIACGAGPSAVIEAATRDADLVVAAVSGAAGLSPTCAAIRQGRTVALANKESLVCAGDAFMRDAKRYGARLLPMDSEHNALEQSIGTGRIDDITRMTITASGGPFRTATRERIAAASAADAAAHPTWSMGMKINIDSATLMNKGLELIEAHHLFGIEAERLDAVVHPQSIVHALVTWRDGAVTAGLYVPDMRVPIAHCLGLGERLSIARGKPLDLAATGSLTFERPDEERFPCLRIAKAALAAGGAQPTVMNAANEIAVAAFIAGGIGFYDIAALVERACEHFAARFPAAPADVEEALAIDAEVRDWSQSALAA; from the coding sequence ATGACCCTCACCGTCTCCGTCCTGGGCGCGACCGGCTCGATCGGGCGCTCCACCGCCGACCTGCTCGACCAGCACCGGGACCGCTTCCGGGTCGGCGCCGTGGCGGGCGGCCGCGATGCGCAGGCGCTGGCCCGCGTCGCCCGCGAATTGAACGCCGAGTTCGCGGCGATCGCCGATCCCGATTCCGGTCCGGCCTTGCGCGACGCGCTGTCGGGGTCCGGCATCGCCTGCGGCGCCGGCCCCTCGGCGGTGATCGAGGCCGCGACCCGGGACGCCGACCTCGTGGTGGCGGCGGTGAGCGGGGCTGCGGGCCTGAGCCCCACCTGCGCGGCGATCCGCCAGGGCCGCACCGTGGCGCTCGCCAACAAGGAGAGCCTGGTCTGCGCCGGCGACGCCTTCATGCGCGACGCCAAGCGATACGGCGCCCGCCTCCTGCCGATGGATTCCGAGCACAACGCGCTCGAGCAGTCGATCGGCACCGGCCGCATCGACGACATCACCCGGATGACCATCACCGCCTCCGGCGGACCGTTCCGGACCGCGACCCGGGAGCGGATCGCCGCGGCGAGCGCCGCCGACGCGGCCGCCCACCCGACCTGGTCGATGGGCATGAAGATCAACATCGATTCGGCCACCCTGATGAACAAGGGGCTGGAGCTGATCGAGGCTCACCACCTGTTCGGCATCGAGGCCGAGCGCCTCGACGCCGTGGTGCATCCGCAATCGATCGTCCACGCCCTCGTCACCTGGCGCGACGGCGCCGTGACGGCCGGGCTTTACGTCCCCGACATGCGGGTGCCGATCGCCCATTGCCTCGGCCTCGGCGAGCGCCTGTCGATCGCCCGCGGCAAGCCTCTCGATCTCGCGGCGACCGGCAGCCTGACCTTCGAGCGTCCGGACGAGGAGCGCTTCCCCTGCCTGCGGATCGCCAAGGCCGCGCTCGCCGCCGGCGGCGCGCAACCGACGGTGATGAACGCCGCCAACGAGATCGCGGTCGCGGCGTTCATCGCCGGCGGGATCGGCTTCTACGACATCGCCGCCCTGGTCGAGCGGGCCTGCGAGCATTTCGCGGCGCGCTTCCCCGCCGCTCCCGCCGACGTCGAGGAGGCCCTCGCCATCGACGCCGAGGTGCGGGACTGGAGCCAATCGGCCCTGGCCGCCTGA
- a CDS encoding phosphatidate cytidylyltransferase, with translation MAGDNTKAPGTGAPGTGTPVTGRPAWPATELGARTVSGIVLGLLVLGATLNGGWIFAVVWFLAGLAVVGEWLAITRTAPHRPLLAIAGLVLLGVMAGARLAAPLPWLAGAAIIGLALLALLARPAAGRIWAPASLACALVVALVPVALRDDPRIGLAGPLWLFGVVWTTDIAAYFTGRSLGGPKLWPAVSPKKTWSGFCGGLIGATIVGGAVAAGARHLGATEALPLPLACALSALGSVMSQGGDLAESALKRAYGAKDSGRLIPGHGGVMDRLDGFFAAALLAGLLLVGLTLAGSS, from the coding sequence ATGGCGGGCGACAATACGAAGGCGCCGGGCACCGGAGCACCCGGAACCGGCACCCCCGTGACGGGCCGCCCAGCCTGGCCGGCGACGGAGCTCGGCGCCCGCACGGTCTCCGGCATCGTGCTCGGCCTCCTGGTGCTCGGCGCGACGCTGAACGGCGGCTGGATCTTCGCGGTGGTCTGGTTCCTCGCCGGCCTCGCGGTGGTGGGCGAGTGGCTCGCCATCACCCGCACCGCGCCCCACCGGCCGCTCCTCGCCATCGCGGGCCTCGTCCTTCTGGGTGTCATGGCCGGCGCGCGGCTCGCCGCTCCCCTCCCCTGGCTCGCCGGGGCGGCGATCATAGGCCTCGCCCTCCTGGCGCTCCTCGCCCGGCCGGCCGCGGGGCGGATCTGGGCGCCGGCCAGCCTCGCCTGCGCTCTCGTGGTCGCCCTGGTGCCGGTCGCCTTGCGCGACGATCCCCGCATCGGGCTCGCCGGCCCGCTCTGGCTGTTCGGCGTGGTCTGGACCACCGACATCGCCGCCTACTTCACCGGCCGCTCCCTCGGCGGGCCGAAGCTGTGGCCCGCGGTGAGCCCGAAGAAGACCTGGTCGGGCTTTTGCGGCGGGTTGATCGGGGCGACGATCGTCGGTGGCGCGGTGGCCGCCGGCGCGCGCCATCTCGGCGCCACCGAGGCCCTGCCGCTGCCGCTGGCCTGCGCACTCTCGGCCCTCGGCTCGGTGATGAGCCAGGGCGGCGATCTCGCCGAATCGGCGCTCAAGCGCGCCTACGGCGCCAAGGATTCCGGCCGCCTGATCCCGGGCCATGGCGGCGTGATGGACCGCCTGGACGGCTTCTTCGCCGCGGCCCTCCTCGCCGGCCTCCTGCTCGTCGGCCTCACTCTCGCGGGATCCTCATGA
- a CDS encoding isoprenyl transferase — translation MAPCPAPASGSSPGGTMPTHVAIIMDGNGRWAARRGLPRVEGHRRGVEAVRRAVRSAIDLRIPYLTIYSFSSENWRRPAAEVADLMGLLKLFVRRDLADLHANGVRVRIIGERDGLPGDIAGLLREAEERTARNTKLTLVVAFNYGGRQEILRAVRKLAAAVAEGRLAPEAIDAAALTAALDTDGIPDPDLVIRTSGEQRVSNFLTWQTAYSEFVFVPDFWPDFDHATFLAAIGEFQNRDRRFGGLSARAG, via the coding sequence CTGGCACCCTGCCCGGCCCCGGCGAGCGGGTCCTCCCCCGGCGGGACGATGCCGACCCACGTCGCCATCATCATGGACGGCAACGGCCGCTGGGCCGCCCGCCGGGGGCTGCCGCGGGTCGAGGGCCATCGCCGCGGGGTCGAGGCGGTGCGCCGGGCCGTGCGCTCGGCGATCGACCTGCGGATCCCCTACCTCACCATCTACAGCTTCTCCTCCGAGAACTGGCGCCGGCCCGCCGCCGAGGTGGCGGACCTGATGGGCCTTTTGAAGCTGTTCGTGCGCCGCGACCTCGCCGACCTGCACGCCAACGGCGTCCGGGTGCGGATCATCGGCGAGCGCGACGGCCTGCCGGGCGACATCGCCGGTCTCCTGCGCGAGGCCGAGGAGCGCACCGCCCGCAACACCAAGCTGACGCTCGTGGTGGCGTTCAACTATGGCGGGCGCCAGGAGATCCTGCGCGCGGTGAGAAAGCTCGCCGCGGCCGTCGCCGAAGGACGCTTGGCGCCCGAGGCGATCGACGCCGCGGCGCTCACGGCCGCGCTCGACACCGACGGCATTCCCGATCCCGACCTCGTCATCCGCACCTCGGGCGAGCAGCGGGTGTCGAACTTCCTGACCTGGCAGACCGCCTATTCCGAGTTCGTGTTCGTGCCGGATTTCTGGCCGGATTTCGACCACGCCACCTTCCTCGCCGCGATCGGCGAGTTCCAGAACCGCGACCGCCGCTTCGGCGGCCTCAGCGCCCGGGCGGGGTGA
- the frr gene encoding ribosome recycling factor yields the protein MATPNFDLNDIKRRMQGALNSLKHDLGSLRTGRATPSLLDPIQVDAYGAAMSMAQVATISVPEPRLLSVSVWDRGMVTAVEKAIRESDLGLNPMTEGQTIRLRIPEMNEQRRKEMVKVAHKYAEEARVAVRHVRRDGLDLLKKLEKDGAISQDDEKRQADQVQKATDQHIAEVDQTLAAKEKEIMQV from the coding sequence ATGGCCACTCCCAACTTCGACCTCAACGACATCAAGCGGCGCATGCAGGGCGCGCTGAACTCCCTGAAGCACGACCTCGGCTCGCTGCGCACCGGCCGGGCCACGCCTTCGCTCCTCGACCCGATCCAGGTCGACGCCTACGGCGCCGCCATGTCGATGGCGCAGGTCGCCACGATCAGCGTGCCGGAGCCGCGCCTGCTCAGCGTCTCGGTCTGGGATCGCGGCATGGTGACGGCGGTCGAGAAGGCGATCCGCGAATCCGATCTCGGCCTCAACCCGATGACCGAGGGCCAGACCATCCGGCTGCGCATCCCCGAGATGAACGAGCAGCGCCGCAAGGAGATGGTCAAGGTCGCGCACAAATACGCCGAGGAGGCCCGCGTCGCGGTCCGCCACGTCCGCCGCGACGGCCTCGACCTGCTGAAGAAGCTCGAGAAGGACGGCGCCATCAGCCAGGACGACGAGAAGCGCCAGGCCGATCAGGTGCAGAAGGCGACCGACCAGCACATCGCCGAGGTCGACCAGACCCTGGCGGCCAAGGAGAAGGAGATCATGCAGGTCTGA
- the pyrH gene encoding UMP kinase: MPEHPLSEKPLPEQGPPPFRRVLVKLSGEALAAPDGYWLHPPTLAALADDIVRAVSEGFQIALVVGGGNVIRGARVSAAGWIDRATGDSLGMMATVMNSLALETALNAAGVTARTMSAVSMPTICETYARQPALHHLDKGQVVVLAGGTGNPYFTTDTAAVLRAAELKCDAVLKATQVDGVYSADPKTNPDAVRYDRLSHDEAIARDLKVMDTAAFALARDGGLPLIVGSVHAPSSVTAILTGRAPSTLVAP, from the coding sequence ATGCCCGAACATCCGTTGTCGGAAAAGCCGCTGCCGGAGCAAGGCCCGCCCCCCTTCCGCCGCGTGCTCGTGAAGCTCTCCGGCGAGGCGCTGGCCGCGCCCGACGGCTACTGGCTGCACCCGCCGACCCTGGCAGCCCTGGCCGACGACATCGTCCGGGCCGTGAGCGAGGGCTTCCAGATCGCTCTCGTGGTCGGGGGCGGGAACGTGATCCGGGGCGCCCGGGTCTCGGCGGCGGGCTGGATCGACCGCGCCACCGGCGATTCCCTCGGCATGATGGCGACGGTGATGAACTCGCTGGCGCTGGAGACGGCGCTGAACGCTGCGGGCGTGACGGCCCGCACCATGTCGGCGGTGTCGATGCCGACGATCTGCGAGACCTATGCCCGCCAGCCGGCCCTGCACCATCTCGACAAGGGCCAGGTCGTGGTGCTCGCCGGTGGCACCGGCAACCCGTACTTCACCACCGACACCGCCGCGGTCCTGCGCGCCGCCGAGCTGAAATGCGACGCGGTGCTGAAGGCCACGCAGGTCGACGGCGTCTACTCCGCCGATCCGAAGACCAACCCCGACGCCGTGCGCTACGACCGCCTGAGTCACGACGAGGCGATCGCCCGCGACCTCAAGGTGATGGACACCGCCGCCTTCGCGCTCGCCCGCGACGGCGGGCTGCCGCTGATCGTCGGCTCGGTCCACGCCCCGAGCTCGGTGACGGCGATCCTCACCGGACGCGCGCCCTCGACCCTGGTGGCGCCGTAA
- the tsf gene encoding translation elongation factor Ts, with translation MANITAAMVKELREKTGAGMMDCKSALNETAGDLEAAVDWLRKKGLAKAAKKAGRVAAEGLVAVESAGHHAAVVEVNSETDFVARNDSFQAFVREAAKLALNAEASVEALEAARFPGAETTVKDKLQELIATIGENMTLRRVAKLSVEKGVIATYVHSQVSEGLGKIGVLVALESAGDVTVLSQLGRQIAMHVAATNPVALDASGVDAATVERESNILREKNAGKPDHVMAKIVESGLKSYYKEVTLLEQPFVHDSSKTVSQVLKESEGKAGGPVKLTGFVRYALGEGIEKEEAPDFAAEVAAAAKG, from the coding sequence ATGGCCAACATCACGGCAGCGATGGTCAAGGAGCTGCGCGAGAAGACCGGCGCGGGCATGATGGACTGCAAGTCGGCCCTCAACGAGACCGCCGGCGACCTCGAGGCGGCCGTGGACTGGCTGCGCAAGAAGGGCCTCGCCAAGGCCGCCAAGAAGGCCGGCCGCGTCGCCGCCGAGGGCCTGGTCGCGGTCGAGTCCGCCGGCCACCACGCCGCGGTGGTCGAGGTGAATTCCGAGACCGACTTCGTCGCCCGCAACGACAGCTTCCAGGCCTTCGTCCGCGAGGCCGCCAAGCTGGCGCTGAACGCCGAGGCCAGCGTCGAGGCCCTCGAGGCCGCCCGCTTCCCGGGCGCCGAGACCACCGTGAAGGACAAGCTGCAGGAGCTGATCGCCACCATCGGCGAGAACATGACTCTGCGCCGCGTCGCCAAGCTCTCGGTCGAGAAGGGCGTCATCGCGACTTACGTGCACAGCCAGGTCTCCGAGGGTCTCGGCAAGATCGGCGTGCTCGTGGCCCTCGAATCGGCCGGCGACGTGACTGTCCTCAGCCAGCTCGGCCGCCAGATCGCCATGCATGTCGCGGCGACTAACCCGGTGGCGCTCGACGCCTCGGGCGTCGACGCGGCCACGGTCGAGCGCGAGAGCAACATCCTGCGCGAGAAGAACGCCGGCAAGCCCGACCACGTGATGGCCAAGATCGTCGAGAGCGGCCTGAAGAGCTACTACAAGGAGGTCACCCTCCTCGAGCAGCCCTTCGTGCACGACTCGTCGAAGACCGTCTCCCAGGTGCTCAAGGAGTCCGAGGGCAAGGCCGGCGGCCCGGTCAAGCTCACCGGCTTCGTCCGCTACGCCCTGGGCGAGGGCATCGAGAAGGAAGAGGCCCCGGACTTCGCCGCCGAGGTCGCCGCCGCGGCCAAGGGCTGA